In the genome of Pseudorca crassidens isolate mPseCra1 chromosome 12, mPseCra1.hap1, whole genome shotgun sequence, one region contains:
- the MBD1 gene encoding methyl-CpG-binding domain protein 1 isoform X37 produces MAEDWLDCPALGPGWKRREVFRKSGATCGRSDTYYQSPTGDRIRSKVELTRYLGPACDLTLFDFKQGILCYPAPKAHSLAIPSRKRKKPSKPAKAQKRQVGPSKSEVRKEAPRDETKADAGTVPASLPAPGCCENCGISFSGDGTRRQRLKTLCKDCRAQRIAFNREQRMFKRVGCGECAACQVTEDCGACSTCLLQLPHDVASGLFCKCERRRCLRIVERSRGCGVCRGCQTREDCGRCRVCLRPPRPGLRRQWRCVQRRCLRGKHGRRRGGCDSKVAPRRRPPRTQPLPALPPSQPPESPELQPYTNRRQNRKCGACAACLRRMDCGHCDFCCDKPKFGGSNQKRQKCRWRQCLQFAMKRLLPSVWAGSEDGAGPPAPYPRRKRPGSARRPRLGQTPKPPLATPMAQPDRAQTPVKQEAGSGFVLPPPGTDLVFLREGASSPVQVPGPAPASTAALLQAVDPGLPPVKQEPPDPEEDKEEENKDDPTADLAPEEEAGGAGTPVITEIFSLGGSRLRDTAVWLPRSKDLKKPGARKQ; encoded by the exons ATGGCTGAGGACTGGCTGGACTGCCCggccctgggccctggctggAAGCGCCGTGAGGTCTTTCGCAAGTCAGGTGCCACCTGTGGACGCTCAGACACCTATTACCAGAG ccccacaggaGACAGGATCCGAAGCAAAGTTGAGCTGACCCGATACCTGGGCCCTGCGTGCGATCTCACCCTCTTTGACTTCAAACAAGGCATCCTGTGCTATCCAGCCCCCAAG GCCCATTCCTTGGCCATCCCCAGCAGGAAGCGGAAGAAGCCTTCGAAGCCAGCCAAGGCTCAGAAACGTCAGGTTGGACCTTCGAAGAGCGAAGTCAGGAAGGAGGCCCCAAGGGATGAGACCAAGGCTGATGCTGGCACAGTCCCAGCCTCACTTCCTGCGcctgg GTGCTGTGAGAACTGTGGAATCAGCTTTTCAGGGGATGGAACCCGACGGCAGCGGCTCAAGACTCTGTGCAAGGACTGCCGAG CACAGAGAATTGCTTTCAACCGGGAGCAGAGGATGTTTAAG CGTGTGGGCTGCGGGGAGTGTGCGGCCTGCCAGGTAACAGAAGACTGTGGGGCCTGCTCCACCTGCCTTCTGCAGTTGCCCCATGATGTGGCCTCGGGGCTGTTCTGCAAGTGTGAGCGAAGACGGTGCCTCCGGATTGTGGAAAGG AGCCGAGGGTGTGGAGTGTGCCGGGGCTGTCAGACCCGAGAGGACTGTGGCCGTTGTCGAGTCTGCCTTCGCCCTCCCCGCCCTGGTCTCAGGCGCCAGTGGAGGTGCGTCCAGCGGCGTTGCCTGCGG GGTAAACACGGCCGCCGCAGGGGAGGCTGCGACTCCAAGGTGGCTCCCCGGCGGCGCCCCCCCCGAACCCAGCCACTGCCTGCACTTCCGCCCTCGCAGCCTCCAGAGTCTCCAGAGCTG CAGCCTTACACGAACCGTCGGCAGAACCGCAAGTGTGGGGCCTGTGCGGCCTGCCTGCGGCGGATGGACTGTGGCCACTGCGACTTCTGCTGTGATAAGCCCAAATTCGGGGGCAGCAACCAGAAGCGCCAGAAGTGTCGTTGGCGCCAGTGCCTGCAGTTTGCTATG AAGCGGCTGCTGCCAAGTGTCTGGGCAGGTTCCGAGGATGGCGCCGGGCCACCCGCACCTTACCCGCGTCGAAAGAGGCCTGGCTCTGCTCGAAGGCCCCGTCTGGGTCAGACCCCGAAGCCTCCCTTGGCCACGCCCATGGCCCAGCCAGACCGTGCCCAGACTCCAGTGAAGCAGGAAGCAGGCAGTGGCTTTGTGCTGCCCCCGCCTGGCACCGACCTCGTGTTCTTACGGGAGGGTGCAAGCAGTCCCGTGCAGGTGCCTGGCCCAGCTCCAGCCTCCACAGCGGCTCTGTTACAG GCAGTAGACCCAGGCCTGCCACCTGTGAAGCAAGAGCCACCTGACCCTGAGGAGGACAAGGAGGAGGAGAACAAGGATGACCCCACCGCTGACTTGGCCCCagaggaggaggcaggaggggctggCACGCCCGTG ATCACGGAGATTTTCAGCCTGGGTGGATCCCGCCTCCGGGACACAGCAGTCTGGTTGCCAAG GTCCAAGGACCTTAAAAAACCTGGAGCTAGAAAGCAGTAG
- the MBD1 gene encoding methyl-CpG-binding domain protein 1 isoform X35 gives MAEDWLDCPALGPGWKRREVFRKSGATCGRSDTYYQSPTGDRIRSKVELTRYLGPACDLTLFDFKQGILCYPAPKAHSLAIPSRKRKKPSKPAKAQKRQVGPSKSEVRKEAPRDETKADAGTVPASLPAPGCCENCGISFSGDGTRRQRLKTLCKDCRAQRIAFNREQRMFKRVGCGECAACQVTEDCGACSTCLLQLPHDVASGLFCKCERRRCLRIVERSRGCGVCRGCQTREDCGRCRVCLRPPRPGLRRQWRCVQRRCLRHLAHRLRRHHQRCQRRPPLAVAPPAGKHGRRRGGCDSKVAPRRRPPRTQPLPALPPSQPPESPELQPYTNRRQNRKCGACAACLRRMDCGHCDFCCDKPKFGGSNQKRQKCRWRQCLQFAMKRLLPSVWAGSEDGAGPPAPYPRRKRPGSARRPRLGQTPKPPLATPMAQPDRAQTPVKQEAGSGFVLPPPGTDLVFLREGASSPVQVPGPAPASTAALLQAVDPGLPPVKQEPPDPEEDKEEENKDDPTADLAPEEEAGGAGTPVITEIFSLGGSRLRDTAVWLPRSKDLKKPGARKQ, from the exons ATGGCTGAGGACTGGCTGGACTGCCCggccctgggccctggctggAAGCGCCGTGAGGTCTTTCGCAAGTCAGGTGCCACCTGTGGACGCTCAGACACCTATTACCAGAG ccccacaggaGACAGGATCCGAAGCAAAGTTGAGCTGACCCGATACCTGGGCCCTGCGTGCGATCTCACCCTCTTTGACTTCAAACAAGGCATCCTGTGCTATCCAGCCCCCAAG GCCCATTCCTTGGCCATCCCCAGCAGGAAGCGGAAGAAGCCTTCGAAGCCAGCCAAGGCTCAGAAACGTCAGGTTGGACCTTCGAAGAGCGAAGTCAGGAAGGAGGCCCCAAGGGATGAGACCAAGGCTGATGCTGGCACAGTCCCAGCCTCACTTCCTGCGcctgg GTGCTGTGAGAACTGTGGAATCAGCTTTTCAGGGGATGGAACCCGACGGCAGCGGCTCAAGACTCTGTGCAAGGACTGCCGAG CACAGAGAATTGCTTTCAACCGGGAGCAGAGGATGTTTAAG CGTGTGGGCTGCGGGGAGTGTGCGGCCTGCCAGGTAACAGAAGACTGTGGGGCCTGCTCCACCTGCCTTCTGCAGTTGCCCCATGATGTGGCCTCGGGGCTGTTCTGCAAGTGTGAGCGAAGACGGTGCCTCCGGATTGTGGAAAGG AGCCGAGGGTGTGGAGTGTGCCGGGGCTGTCAGACCCGAGAGGACTGTGGCCGTTGTCGAGTCTGCCTTCGCCCTCCCCGCCCTGGTCTCAGGCGCCAGTGGAGGTGCGTCCAGCGGCGTTGCCTGCGG CACCTTGCACACCGCCTCCGCCGCCACCATCAGCGATGTCAACGACGCCCTCCCCTAGCTGTGGCTCCCCCTGCT GGTAAACACGGCCGCCGCAGGGGAGGCTGCGACTCCAAGGTGGCTCCCCGGCGGCGCCCCCCCCGAACCCAGCCACTGCCTGCACTTCCGCCCTCGCAGCCTCCAGAGTCTCCAGAGCTG CAGCCTTACACGAACCGTCGGCAGAACCGCAAGTGTGGGGCCTGTGCGGCCTGCCTGCGGCGGATGGACTGTGGCCACTGCGACTTCTGCTGTGATAAGCCCAAATTCGGGGGCAGCAACCAGAAGCGCCAGAAGTGTCGTTGGCGCCAGTGCCTGCAGTTTGCTATG AAGCGGCTGCTGCCAAGTGTCTGGGCAGGTTCCGAGGATGGCGCCGGGCCACCCGCACCTTACCCGCGTCGAAAGAGGCCTGGCTCTGCTCGAAGGCCCCGTCTGGGTCAGACCCCGAAGCCTCCCTTGGCCACGCCCATGGCCCAGCCAGACCGTGCCCAGACTCCAGTGAAGCAGGAAGCAGGCAGTGGCTTTGTGCTGCCCCCGCCTGGCACCGACCTCGTGTTCTTACGGGAGGGTGCAAGCAGTCCCGTGCAGGTGCCTGGCCCAGCTCCAGCCTCCACAGCGGCTCTGTTACAG GCAGTAGACCCAGGCCTGCCACCTGTGAAGCAAGAGCCACCTGACCCTGAGGAGGACAAGGAGGAGGAGAACAAGGATGACCCCACCGCTGACTTGGCCCCagaggaggaggcaggaggggctggCACGCCCGTG ATCACGGAGATTTTCAGCCTGGGTGGATCCCGCCTCCGGGACACAGCAGTCTGGTTGCCAAG GTCCAAGGACCTTAAAAAACCTGGAGCTAGAAAGCAGTAG